A stretch of the Nicotiana tabacum cultivar K326 chromosome 6, ASM71507v2, whole genome shotgun sequence genome encodes the following:
- the LOC107821484 gene encoding uncharacterized protein LOC107821484, translated as MGQGEESKTRNEPSVEVQERGEIFFFYRPKVGKEEAHDPNDVQRLYIVLRPESGEHSVEVKQDPHSGKEGEELGSHTDPEKPSRDISSDKEHSGGEGGHGTEEVNIEKQHLLRFIVMGRKSLPDPSKKTGHRPYWGFVEMVTTKIDDVKAALKGEEYDTSTRGHRVVAPARAVGEGIYRILRHNPGKRMHTHLVYKLEFPAEDEKNEPQEELNIKREGSFLIQIKNPDLHGSGKTQFRGLQNKRKATFPAHLQGEFGQLRFHPADPPDFLNYEGCEFLLISASDDIEEELGLELKTETEGEEEAEHDPSCSDLVKTFGETASIRALLRGTWV; from the exons ATGGGACAAGGCGAGGAATCGAAGACCAGAAATGAACCCAGCGTTGAAGTTCAG GAAAGAggagaaatatttttcttttaccgACCAAAAGTCGGCAAAGAAGAAGCACATGACCCCAACGATGTCCAACGCTTGTACATCGTTCTCCGTCCAGAGTCCGGCGAACATTCCGTCGAAGTCAAGCAAGATCCTCATTCCGGCAAGGAAGGTGAAGAGCTCGGTTCTCATACAGACCCCGAAAAACCCAGCCGCGACATTTCCTCTGATAAGGAACATTCCGGCGGTGAGGGTGGACATGGAACAGAAGAAGTTAACATTGAGAAGCAACATTTGCTCCGGTTCATTGTAATGGGCCGGAAAAGTCTCCCGGATCCTAGTAAGAAAACAGGGCACCGACCATATTGGGGTTTCGTGGAAATGGTGACAACGAAAATAGACGATGTAAAAGCAGCTCTCAAGGGCGAAGAATATGACACGTCAACCAGAGGACACCGTGTAGTAGCACCAGCTAGAGCTGTAGGAGAAGGAATATATCGAATTCTGAGGCACAATCCGGGGAAGAGAATGCATACTCATTTGGTTTACAAGCTTGAATTTCCAGCAGAGGATGAGAAAAACGAACCACAGGAGGAGCTGAACATAAAGAGGGAAGGGTCATTTCTGATTCAGATCAAGAATCCGGATTTACATGGAAGTGGAAAAACACAGTTTAGGGGACTTCAGAACAAGAGGAAGGCGACATTTCCAGCACATTTACAAGGTGAATTTGGGCAGCTGAGATTCCATCCAGCGGATCCTCCAGATTTCTTGAACTATGAAGGATGTGAGTTTCTGCTGATATCAGCATCTGATGATATAGAAGAGGAGTTGGGATTGGAACTGAAGACAGAAactgaaggagaagaagaagcagaacaTGATCCGTCTTGTTCGGATTTGGTGAAGACTTTTGGTGAAACTGCTTCTATCCGTGCCCTTCTTAGAGGCACTTGGGTTTGA
- the LOC107760105 gene encoding hydroxyproline O-galactosyltransferase GALT6 isoform X2: MKRTKFDMFMSLSRQRSVQVLIFIGLVYVLMVGLEVPFVFKTGFSLVSKEGEGFANRHLNSKTFVLESEEDEEEKKAPNRPLDVPLRVGISNQSNSRPERKIRELHTLLSNLVFDGSSVNMNSTDGFSGILKSAKEAFEVGKKFWEELELHKQEVVPVEKSNKTEECPHSISISGSEFQEKGRILVLPCGLTLGSHITVVGKPRKAHSEHDPKISLLKNGQFLMVSQFMMELQGLKTVDGEDPPRILHFNPRLRGDWSGKPVIEHNTCYRMQWGTAQRCDGWRSKDNEETGRTKKVSIDWPFPFSEDKLFVLTLSAGFEGYHINVDGRHVTSFPYRTGFALEDATGLWMNGDIDVDSVFAASLPSTHPNFAPQRHLDMSNRWKAPPLLDQPVDMFIGILSAGNHFAERMAIRRSWMQHQLIRSSNVVARFFVALHARKEVNVELKKEAEFFGDIVIVPYMDHYDLVVLKTVAICEYGVRVVSAQNIMKCDDDTFVRVDAVIKEVNKILENRSLYIGNINYHHKPLRSGKWAVTYEEWPEEDYPSYANGPGYIVSSDIASFVVSEFDSHNLKLFKMEDVSMGMWVEKFNSSRPVEYVHSLKFSQSGCVDDYYSAHYQSPRQMICMWNKLQQLGKPRCCNMR, encoded by the exons ATGAAGAGAACAAAATTTGATATGTTCATGTCTCTGAGTCGTCAAAGATCGGTCCAAGTTTTGATTTTTATAGGTCTTGTTTATGTTTTAATGGTGGGTTTAGAAGTTCCTTTCGTTTTCAAAACTGGGTTCAGTTTAGTTTCTAAGGAGGGTGAGGGTTTTGCTAACCGCCATTTGAATTCAAAGACTTTTGTGCTTGAAAGTGAAGAGGACGAGGAAGAAAAAAAGGCCCCAAATCGCCCTCTTGATGTCCCACTTAGGGTTGGAATTTCCAATCAATCCAATTCCAGGCCCGAGAGAAAAATCAGAGAATTGCACACTTTGTTATCAAATTTAGTTTTTGATGGCAGTTCCGTAAATATGAATAGCACAGATGGGTTTTCTGGGATTTTGAAATCAGCAAAGGAGGCATTTGAGGTAGGGAAAAAATTCTGGGAAGAGCTTGAATTGCACAAACAAGAAGTGGTTCCTGTAGAAAAAAGTAACAAGACAGAGGAATGCCCCCATTCAATTTCAATTTCCGGGTCGGAGTTTCAAGAAAAAGGGAGAATTTTGGTGTTGCCATGTGGGCTTACATTAGGGTCTCATATTACTGTTGTTGGAAAGCCAAGGAAGGCCCACTCGGAGCATGACCCGAAGATATCTTTGCTGAAGAATGGCCAATTCTTGATGGTTTCACAGTTTATGATGGAATTACAGGGGCTGAAGACAGTTGATGGAGAGGACCCGCCAAGGATTTTGCATTTTAATCCGCGATTGAGGGGTGATTGGAGTGGGAAGCCCGTGATTGAACACAACACTTGTTATAGGATGCAGTGGGGGACAGCACAAAGGTGTGATGGCTGGAGGTCCAAGGATAATGAGGAGACTG GGCGAACAAAGAAGGTGTCTATTGATTGGCCATTCCCATTTTCGGAGGATAAGTTATTTGTGCTAACTCTTAGTGCCGGCTTTGAGGGCTATCACATAAATGTTGATGGGAGGCATGTGACCTCGTTTCCATACCGAACT GGATTTGCCCTTGAGGATGCCACTGGTTTGTGGATGAACGGTGACATTGATGTTGATTCAGTGTTTGCTGCCTCCTTGCCTTCTACACATCCTAATTTTGCTCCTCAGAGACATCTTGATATGTCAAACAGATGGAAGGCACCACCTCTCCTTGATCAGCCTGTAGATATGTTCATTGGTATTCTTTCTGCTGGCAATCATTTTGCTGAGCGAATGGCTATAAGGAGGTCTTGGATGCAGCATCAGCTAATCAGATCTTCAAATGTTGTGGCTCGGTTCTTTGTTGCATTG CACGCAAGAAAGGAGGTAAATGTGGAGCTAAAGAAAGAAGCAGAATTTTTTGGTGACATCGTCATTGTTCCTTACATGGATCACTATGACCTCGTGGTTCTGAAAACAGTTGCCATCTGTGAATATGGG GTCCGTGTAGTATCTGCCCAAAATATCATGAAGTGTGACGATGACACCTTTGTGAGAGTGGATGCAGTTATCAAGGAAGTAAATAAAATACTTGAAAATAGGAGCTTATATATTGGAAATATCAATTACCACCATAAACCCCTACGTAGTGGTAAATGGGCAGTGACATATGAG GAATGGCCAGAAGAAGATTATCCGTCTTATGCAAATGGACCTGGCTACATTGTTTCATCAGACATTGCCAGCTTCGTTGTCTCAGAGTTTGATAGTCATAACTTAAAG TTGTTCAAGATGGAGGACGTGAGCATGGGAATGTGGGTTGAGAAATTCAATAGCTCAAGACCAGTGGAATATGTACACAGCTTGAAGTTCTCGCAATCTGGATGTGTAGATGATTATTACTCAGCTCATTACCAATCACCTAGGCAGATGATCTGCATGTGGAACAAACTGCAACAGCTAGGCAAACCTCGATGCTGCAACATGAGATGA
- the LOC107760105 gene encoding hydroxyproline O-galactosyltransferase GALT6 isoform X1 — translation MKRTKFDMFMSLSRQRSVQVLIFIGLVYVLMVGLEVPFVFKTGFSLVSKEGEGFANRHLNSKTFVLESEEDEEEKKAPNRPLDVPLRVGISNQSNSRPERKIRELHTLLSNLVFDGSSVNMNSTDGFSGILKSAKEAFEVGKKFWEELELHKQEVVPVEKSNKTEECPHSISISGSEFQEKGRILVLPCGLTLGSHITVVGKPRKAHSEHDPKISLLKNGQFLMVSQFMMELQGLKTVDGEDPPRILHFNPRLRGDWSGKPVIEHNTCYRMQWGTAQRCDGWRSKDNEETVDGQVKCENWIRDNDENHTEQSKSSWWLNRLITGRTKKVSIDWPFPFSEDKLFVLTLSAGFEGYHINVDGRHVTSFPYRTGFALEDATGLWMNGDIDVDSVFAASLPSTHPNFAPQRHLDMSNRWKAPPLLDQPVDMFIGILSAGNHFAERMAIRRSWMQHQLIRSSNVVARFFVALHARKEVNVELKKEAEFFGDIVIVPYMDHYDLVVLKTVAICEYGVRVVSAQNIMKCDDDTFVRVDAVIKEVNKILENRSLYIGNINYHHKPLRSGKWAVTYEEWPEEDYPSYANGPGYIVSSDIASFVVSEFDSHNLKLFKMEDVSMGMWVEKFNSSRPVEYVHSLKFSQSGCVDDYYSAHYQSPRQMICMWNKLQQLGKPRCCNMR, via the exons ATGAAGAGAACAAAATTTGATATGTTCATGTCTCTGAGTCGTCAAAGATCGGTCCAAGTTTTGATTTTTATAGGTCTTGTTTATGTTTTAATGGTGGGTTTAGAAGTTCCTTTCGTTTTCAAAACTGGGTTCAGTTTAGTTTCTAAGGAGGGTGAGGGTTTTGCTAACCGCCATTTGAATTCAAAGACTTTTGTGCTTGAAAGTGAAGAGGACGAGGAAGAAAAAAAGGCCCCAAATCGCCCTCTTGATGTCCCACTTAGGGTTGGAATTTCCAATCAATCCAATTCCAGGCCCGAGAGAAAAATCAGAGAATTGCACACTTTGTTATCAAATTTAGTTTTTGATGGCAGTTCCGTAAATATGAATAGCACAGATGGGTTTTCTGGGATTTTGAAATCAGCAAAGGAGGCATTTGAGGTAGGGAAAAAATTCTGGGAAGAGCTTGAATTGCACAAACAAGAAGTGGTTCCTGTAGAAAAAAGTAACAAGACAGAGGAATGCCCCCATTCAATTTCAATTTCCGGGTCGGAGTTTCAAGAAAAAGGGAGAATTTTGGTGTTGCCATGTGGGCTTACATTAGGGTCTCATATTACTGTTGTTGGAAAGCCAAGGAAGGCCCACTCGGAGCATGACCCGAAGATATCTTTGCTGAAGAATGGCCAATTCTTGATGGTTTCACAGTTTATGATGGAATTACAGGGGCTGAAGACAGTTGATGGAGAGGACCCGCCAAGGATTTTGCATTTTAATCCGCGATTGAGGGGTGATTGGAGTGGGAAGCCCGTGATTGAACACAACACTTGTTATAGGATGCAGTGGGGGACAGCACAAAGGTGTGATGGCTGGAGGTCCAAGGATAATGAGGAGACTG TTGATGGACAGGTTAAGTGTGAAAATTGGATTCGAGATAATGACGAAAATCATACTGAGCAATCAAAGTCATCATGGTGGTTAAACCGGCTTATTACAGGGCGAACAAAGAAGGTGTCTATTGATTGGCCATTCCCATTTTCGGAGGATAAGTTATTTGTGCTAACTCTTAGTGCCGGCTTTGAGGGCTATCACATAAATGTTGATGGGAGGCATGTGACCTCGTTTCCATACCGAACT GGATTTGCCCTTGAGGATGCCACTGGTTTGTGGATGAACGGTGACATTGATGTTGATTCAGTGTTTGCTGCCTCCTTGCCTTCTACACATCCTAATTTTGCTCCTCAGAGACATCTTGATATGTCAAACAGATGGAAGGCACCACCTCTCCTTGATCAGCCTGTAGATATGTTCATTGGTATTCTTTCTGCTGGCAATCATTTTGCTGAGCGAATGGCTATAAGGAGGTCTTGGATGCAGCATCAGCTAATCAGATCTTCAAATGTTGTGGCTCGGTTCTTTGTTGCATTG CACGCAAGAAAGGAGGTAAATGTGGAGCTAAAGAAAGAAGCAGAATTTTTTGGTGACATCGTCATTGTTCCTTACATGGATCACTATGACCTCGTGGTTCTGAAAACAGTTGCCATCTGTGAATATGGG GTCCGTGTAGTATCTGCCCAAAATATCATGAAGTGTGACGATGACACCTTTGTGAGAGTGGATGCAGTTATCAAGGAAGTAAATAAAATACTTGAAAATAGGAGCTTATATATTGGAAATATCAATTACCACCATAAACCCCTACGTAGTGGTAAATGGGCAGTGACATATGAG GAATGGCCAGAAGAAGATTATCCGTCTTATGCAAATGGACCTGGCTACATTGTTTCATCAGACATTGCCAGCTTCGTTGTCTCAGAGTTTGATAGTCATAACTTAAAG TTGTTCAAGATGGAGGACGTGAGCATGGGAATGTGGGTTGAGAAATTCAATAGCTCAAGACCAGTGGAATATGTACACAGCTTGAAGTTCTCGCAATCTGGATGTGTAGATGATTATTACTCAGCTCATTACCAATCACCTAGGCAGATGATCTGCATGTGGAACAAACTGCAACAGCTAGGCAAACCTCGATGCTGCAACATGAGATGA